Proteins found in one Oryza glaberrima chromosome 4, OglaRS2, whole genome shotgun sequence genomic segment:
- the LOC127771055 gene encoding uncharacterized protein LOC127771055 isoform X4 has translation MTPKWSECSSNSYRELSSKENGEGKSSITEAVPSSTSYFGSPAVNRMCSLSAQKKDGNVYKRRKMEKDSTSLTANEEFKEMTAQNCTSEDHSSLLLPVTSDAMVSNSTAPILEHDEPAGVPLVPRSGVNDRSSVSSMLPPFMMFDKKDATECSSSNIGSTEPMTGFTSARDLCIAILREDGLITESRTKIKAEELTGYDANLLFQCKTCGKSDHPLKMLICDSCEAAFHLSCCIPRVHEVPTDEWYCLPCFRKKPKSQYGKLSEGKVKSSGNINQRPHGMSHIEYMLKDTKPYVTGVRIGIDFQAEVPEWSCPTSSGDVYCEEPSEFDSADLTKLNWSKTNTQYRSSIGNWIQCREILSEGDSDKPVVCGKWRRAPLFVVQSDDWDCSCCLPWDPAHADCAVPQELGTDEVLGQLKYVRMT, from the exons ATGACTCCAAAATGGAGTGAATGCTCTTCAAATAGTTATAGAGAATTATCTTCAAAGGAAAATGGAGAAGGGAAATCATCCATAACAGAAGCAGTGCCTTCATCTACAAGCTATTTTGGTTCACCAGCTGTCAACAGAATGTGTTCTCTATCCGCACAAAAGAAGGATGGCAATGTCTATAaaaggaggaagatggagaaggaTTCAACTTCCCTTACAGCAAATGAAGAATTTAAAGAAATGACAGCTCAAAACTGCACTTCTGAAGATCACTCTTCATTACTGCTACCTGTTACTTCAGATGCAATGGTTTCAAATTCAACGGCACCTATCCTTGAACATGATGAGCCTGCTGGAGTTCCGCTGGTGCCAAGATCTGGTGTGAATGATAGATCTTCAGTATCTAGTATGCTGCCACCTTTCATGATGTTTGATAAAAAGGATGCTACTGAATGTTCATCGTCAAATATTGGTTCTACAGAACCAatgacaggcttcacatcggCAAGGGATCTTTGCATTGCCATACTGAGGGAAGATGGACTCATAACTGAATCTCGAACTAAAATCAAGGCAGAGGAATTGACTGGTTATGATGCCAACTTACTGTTCCAATGCAAAACTTGTGGGAAATCAGACCATCCATTAAAGATGCTTATATGTGATTCTTGCGAAGCAGCGTTCCATCTGTCTTGTTGCATCCCTCGTGTTCATGAGGTACCAACTGATGAATGGTATTGTCTGCCATGCTTCAGGAAGAAACCAAAGAGTCAGTATGGCAAGCTGTCAGAGGGAAAGGTCAAATCTTCAGGGAATATCAACCAAAGGCCTCATGGCATGAGTCATATAGAGTACATGTTAAAAGATACCAAACCATATGTTACTGGGGTTCGAATTGGTATAGACTTTCAAGCAGAAGTGCCAGAATGGTCTTGTCCTACTTCCAG TGGTGATGTTTATTGCGAGGAGCCCTCTGAATTTGATTCTGCTGACCTCACTAAACTGAAC TGGTCAAAAACTAATACTCAGTATAGATCTTCAATCGGTAATTGGATACAATGCCGTGAGATCTTGAGTGAAGGAGATTCTGATAAGCCAGTCGTCTGCGGCAAATGGAGACG GGCACCTCTATTTGTTGTTCAGTCAGATGATTGGGACTGCTCCTGTTGTCTACCTTGGGATCCAGCTCACGCTGATTGTGCTGTTCCGCAG GAATTGGGTACGGATGAAGTTCTAGGGCAGCTGAAGTACGTGAGGATG ACTTGA
- the LOC127771055 gene encoding uncharacterized protein LOC127771055 isoform X3 — translation MTPKWSECSSNSYRELSSKENGEGKSSITEAVPSSTSYFGSPAVNRMCSLSAQKKDGNVYKRRKMEKDSTSLTANEEFKEMTAQNCTSEDHSSLLLPVTSDAMVSNSTAPILEHDEPAGVPLVPRSGVNDRSSVSSMLPPFMMFDKKDATECSSSNIGSTEPMTGFTSARDLCIAILREDGLITESRTKIKAEELTGYDANLLFQCKTCGKSDHPLKMLICDSCEAAFHLSCCIPRVHEVPTDEWYCLPCFRKKPKSQYGKLSEGKVKSSGNINQRPHGMSHIEYMLKDTKPYVTGVRIGIDFQAEVPEWSCPTSSGDVYCEEPSEFDSADLTKLNWSKTNTQYRSSIGNWIQCREILSEGDSDKPVVCGKWRRAPLFVVQSDDWDCSCCLPWDPAHADCAVPQELGTDEVLGQLKYVRMVKNRLVDRNHKPANVQG, via the exons ATGACTCCAAAATGGAGTGAATGCTCTTCAAATAGTTATAGAGAATTATCTTCAAAGGAAAATGGAGAAGGGAAATCATCCATAACAGAAGCAGTGCCTTCATCTACAAGCTATTTTGGTTCACCAGCTGTCAACAGAATGTGTTCTCTATCCGCACAAAAGAAGGATGGCAATGTCTATAaaaggaggaagatggagaaggaTTCAACTTCCCTTACAGCAAATGAAGAATTTAAAGAAATGACAGCTCAAAACTGCACTTCTGAAGATCACTCTTCATTACTGCTACCTGTTACTTCAGATGCAATGGTTTCAAATTCAACGGCACCTATCCTTGAACATGATGAGCCTGCTGGAGTTCCGCTGGTGCCAAGATCTGGTGTGAATGATAGATCTTCAGTATCTAGTATGCTGCCACCTTTCATGATGTTTGATAAAAAGGATGCTACTGAATGTTCATCGTCAAATATTGGTTCTACAGAACCAatgacaggcttcacatcggCAAGGGATCTTTGCATTGCCATACTGAGGGAAGATGGACTCATAACTGAATCTCGAACTAAAATCAAGGCAGAGGAATTGACTGGTTATGATGCCAACTTACTGTTCCAATGCAAAACTTGTGGGAAATCAGACCATCCATTAAAGATGCTTATATGTGATTCTTGCGAAGCAGCGTTCCATCTGTCTTGTTGCATCCCTCGTGTTCATGAGGTACCAACTGATGAATGGTATTGTCTGCCATGCTTCAGGAAGAAACCAAAGAGTCAGTATGGCAAGCTGTCAGAGGGAAAGGTCAAATCTTCAGGGAATATCAACCAAAGGCCTCATGGCATGAGTCATATAGAGTACATGTTAAAAGATACCAAACCATATGTTACTGGGGTTCGAATTGGTATAGACTTTCAAGCAGAAGTGCCAGAATGGTCTTGTCCTACTTCCAG TGGTGATGTTTATTGCGAGGAGCCCTCTGAATTTGATTCTGCTGACCTCACTAAACTGAAC TGGTCAAAAACTAATACTCAGTATAGATCTTCAATCGGTAATTGGATACAATGCCGTGAGATCTTGAGTGAAGGAGATTCTGATAAGCCAGTCGTCTGCGGCAAATGGAGACG GGCACCTCTATTTGTTGTTCAGTCAGATGATTGGGACTGCTCCTGTTGTCTACCTTGGGATCCAGCTCACGCTGATTGTGCTGTTCCGCAG GAATTGGGTACGGATGAAGTTCTAGGGCAGCTGAAGTACGTGAGGATG GTGAAGAATCGGCTGGTTGATCGAAATCACAAGCCTGCTAACGTTCAAGGATGA
- the LOC127771055 gene encoding uncharacterized protein LOC127771055 isoform X1, giving the protein MTPKWSECSSNSYRELSSKENGEGKSSITEAVPSSTSYFGSPAVNRMCSLSAQKKDGNVYKRRKMEKDSTSLTANEEFKEMTAQNCTSEDHSSLLLPVTSDAMVSNSTAPILEHDEPAGVPLVPRSGVNDRSSVSSMLPPFMMFDKKDATECSSSNIGSTEPMTGFTSARDLCIAILREDGLITESRTKIKAEELTGYDANLLFQCKTCGKSDHPLKMLICDSCEAAFHLSCCIPRVHEVPTDEWYCLPCFRKKPKSQYGKLSEGKVKSSGNINQRPHGMSHIEYMLKDTKPYVTGVRIGIDFQAEVPEWSCPTSSGDVYCEEPSEFDSADLTKLNWSKTNTQYRSSIGNWIQCREILSEGDSDKPVVCGKWRRAPLFVVQSDDWDCSCCLPWDPAHADCAVPQELGTDEVLGQLKYVRMRSLGNCPWCPGPSSATALSRYNNSADEWSNIMRKVNGVILFEMEGVLNCTYLLS; this is encoded by the exons ATGACTCCAAAATGGAGTGAATGCTCTTCAAATAGTTATAGAGAATTATCTTCAAAGGAAAATGGAGAAGGGAAATCATCCATAACAGAAGCAGTGCCTTCATCTACAAGCTATTTTGGTTCACCAGCTGTCAACAGAATGTGTTCTCTATCCGCACAAAAGAAGGATGGCAATGTCTATAaaaggaggaagatggagaaggaTTCAACTTCCCTTACAGCAAATGAAGAATTTAAAGAAATGACAGCTCAAAACTGCACTTCTGAAGATCACTCTTCATTACTGCTACCTGTTACTTCAGATGCAATGGTTTCAAATTCAACGGCACCTATCCTTGAACATGATGAGCCTGCTGGAGTTCCGCTGGTGCCAAGATCTGGTGTGAATGATAGATCTTCAGTATCTAGTATGCTGCCACCTTTCATGATGTTTGATAAAAAGGATGCTACTGAATGTTCATCGTCAAATATTGGTTCTACAGAACCAatgacaggcttcacatcggCAAGGGATCTTTGCATTGCCATACTGAGGGAAGATGGACTCATAACTGAATCTCGAACTAAAATCAAGGCAGAGGAATTGACTGGTTATGATGCCAACTTACTGTTCCAATGCAAAACTTGTGGGAAATCAGACCATCCATTAAAGATGCTTATATGTGATTCTTGCGAAGCAGCGTTCCATCTGTCTTGTTGCATCCCTCGTGTTCATGAGGTACCAACTGATGAATGGTATTGTCTGCCATGCTTCAGGAAGAAACCAAAGAGTCAGTATGGCAAGCTGTCAGAGGGAAAGGTCAAATCTTCAGGGAATATCAACCAAAGGCCTCATGGCATGAGTCATATAGAGTACATGTTAAAAGATACCAAACCATATGTTACTGGGGTTCGAATTGGTATAGACTTTCAAGCAGAAGTGCCAGAATGGTCTTGTCCTACTTCCAG TGGTGATGTTTATTGCGAGGAGCCCTCTGAATTTGATTCTGCTGACCTCACTAAACTGAAC TGGTCAAAAACTAATACTCAGTATAGATCTTCAATCGGTAATTGGATACAATGCCGTGAGATCTTGAGTGAAGGAGATTCTGATAAGCCAGTCGTCTGCGGCAAATGGAGACG GGCACCTCTATTTGTTGTTCAGTCAGATGATTGGGACTGCTCCTGTTGTCTACCTTGGGATCCAGCTCACGCTGATTGTGCTGTTCCGCAG GAATTGGGTACGGATGAAGTTCTAGGGCAGCTGAAGTACGTGAGGATG CGGAGCCTAGGCAACTGCCCGTGGTGCCCGGGCCCTAGCTCTGCTACTGCACTCTCACGGTACAACAACTCGGCAG atgaatggtcaaacattatgcgaaaagtcaatggcgtcattctttttgagatggagggagtactgaacTGCACCTACTTGCTAAGTTGA
- the LOC127771055 gene encoding uncharacterized protein LOC127771055 isoform X2, which translates to MTPKWSECSSNSYRELSSKENGEGKSSITEAVPSSTSYFGSPAVNRMCSLSAQKKDGNVYKRRKMEKDSTSLTANEEFKEMTAQNCTSEDHSSLLLPVTSDAMVSNSTAPILEHDEPAGVPLVPRSGVNDRSSVSSMLPPFMMFDKKDATECSSSNIGSTEPMTGFTSARDLCIAILREDGLITESRTKIKAEELTGYDANLLFQCKTCGKSDHPLKMLICDSCEAAFHLSCCIPRVHEVPTDEWYCLPCFRKKPKSQYGKLSEGKVKSSGNINQRPHGMSHIEYMLKDTKPYVTGVRIGIDFQAEVPEWSCPTSSGDVYCEEPSEFDSADLTKLNWSKTNTQYRSSIGNWIQCREILSEGDSDKPVVCGKWRRAPLFVVQSDDWDCSCCLPWDPAHADCAVPQELGTDEVLGQLKYVRMRSLGNCPWCPGPSSATALSRYNNSAGEESAG; encoded by the exons ATGACTCCAAAATGGAGTGAATGCTCTTCAAATAGTTATAGAGAATTATCTTCAAAGGAAAATGGAGAAGGGAAATCATCCATAACAGAAGCAGTGCCTTCATCTACAAGCTATTTTGGTTCACCAGCTGTCAACAGAATGTGTTCTCTATCCGCACAAAAGAAGGATGGCAATGTCTATAaaaggaggaagatggagaaggaTTCAACTTCCCTTACAGCAAATGAAGAATTTAAAGAAATGACAGCTCAAAACTGCACTTCTGAAGATCACTCTTCATTACTGCTACCTGTTACTTCAGATGCAATGGTTTCAAATTCAACGGCACCTATCCTTGAACATGATGAGCCTGCTGGAGTTCCGCTGGTGCCAAGATCTGGTGTGAATGATAGATCTTCAGTATCTAGTATGCTGCCACCTTTCATGATGTTTGATAAAAAGGATGCTACTGAATGTTCATCGTCAAATATTGGTTCTACAGAACCAatgacaggcttcacatcggCAAGGGATCTTTGCATTGCCATACTGAGGGAAGATGGACTCATAACTGAATCTCGAACTAAAATCAAGGCAGAGGAATTGACTGGTTATGATGCCAACTTACTGTTCCAATGCAAAACTTGTGGGAAATCAGACCATCCATTAAAGATGCTTATATGTGATTCTTGCGAAGCAGCGTTCCATCTGTCTTGTTGCATCCCTCGTGTTCATGAGGTACCAACTGATGAATGGTATTGTCTGCCATGCTTCAGGAAGAAACCAAAGAGTCAGTATGGCAAGCTGTCAGAGGGAAAGGTCAAATCTTCAGGGAATATCAACCAAAGGCCTCATGGCATGAGTCATATAGAGTACATGTTAAAAGATACCAAACCATATGTTACTGGGGTTCGAATTGGTATAGACTTTCAAGCAGAAGTGCCAGAATGGTCTTGTCCTACTTCCAG TGGTGATGTTTATTGCGAGGAGCCCTCTGAATTTGATTCTGCTGACCTCACTAAACTGAAC TGGTCAAAAACTAATACTCAGTATAGATCTTCAATCGGTAATTGGATACAATGCCGTGAGATCTTGAGTGAAGGAGATTCTGATAAGCCAGTCGTCTGCGGCAAATGGAGACG GGCACCTCTATTTGTTGTTCAGTCAGATGATTGGGACTGCTCCTGTTGTCTACCTTGGGATCCAGCTCACGCTGATTGTGCTGTTCCGCAG GAATTGGGTACGGATGAAGTTCTAGGGCAGCTGAAGTACGTGAGGATG CGGAGCCTAGGCAACTGCCCGTGGTGCCCGGGCCCTAGCTCTGCTACTGCACTCTCACGGTACAACAACTCGGCAG GTGAAGAATCGGCTGGTTGA